The following proteins come from a genomic window of Paenibacillus spongiae:
- a CDS encoding YqaA family protein, which produces MIQDLLNFLMDFGAWGLFFHSFLDAIIMPVPAFFLQVPLSFAHPSNALWLATVGYLACLLGTPFGYLIGKYVGNSILYKILKKSWVDSATQLFQKNGEAAILIGSFTPIPFKVFTIMSGCMNFPLWRLMAYAAVGRAVKFYVVGLLFYYYGRAAEGMVKDVSMYIFVIAVPILVIFLFLKKRWNKKKAGKQEPQDQIEHVAPRQADLDRTV; this is translated from the coding sequence ATGATTCAAGACCTTCTGAATTTTCTGATGGACTTTGGCGCGTGGGGGCTGTTCTTCCATTCGTTCTTGGATGCCATCATCATGCCGGTACCGGCATTTTTTCTCCAGGTTCCTCTAAGCTTCGCCCATCCTTCGAATGCTTTGTGGCTTGCTACGGTCGGCTACCTCGCCTGTTTGTTAGGAACTCCGTTCGGCTACTTGATCGGGAAGTATGTGGGAAACTCCATCCTCTACAAAATTCTAAAAAAATCATGGGTAGATTCCGCGACGCAATTGTTTCAGAAGAATGGGGAAGCGGCCATATTGATCGGCTCGTTCACGCCGATTCCGTTCAAGGTATTCACCATCATGTCCGGGTGCATGAACTTTCCGTTGTGGCGGCTGATGGCTTATGCGGCGGTTGGCAGGGCAGTCAAGTTCTACGTTGTCGGTCTCTTGTTCTATTATTACGGCAGAGCTGCGGAAGGCATGGTAAAGGATGTCTCGATGTACATTTTCGTTATTGCCGTCCCAATCCTCGTTATCTTCCTGTTCCTAAAGAAAAGATGGAATAAGAAAAAAGCCGGCAAGCAGGAGCCTCAAGATCAGATCGAGCATGTTGCGCCGCGGCAAGCGGATTTGGACAGAACCGTCTAA
- a CDS encoding GntR family transcriptional regulator: MHDNRPLYQIIFDDLKDKIEAGLYAPEAQLPTEVELAEQFGVSRITSKRALIELEREGLIYRKRGSGSYVKLQDETDAIPYNGFSGASPIVSMILPYMATKEFEYVVAATDYLDAHGYYLSIHNSNWSKEKEKELLSKLAKSGLSGVILYPLSTISNVDVVNAISSNGYPLVTMDQYFDSLNISSVVSDNYTGGYLAASKLIELGHDRIAFVSSVSIEYRSSVRDRYLGYCQALKDHRISIDSDWIYTDFYREVNEKNAKTFYQALLTKLLSKKVTAIQVEHDHLAVDLLNNALDAGISVPGQLSIVGFDNHEVSWHAEVPLTTIAQNYYELGRSAAELIVAGIENSGSQPRQIKVPVQLIERQTTGPRPNREDMFLSRTD; this comes from the coding sequence GTGCATGATAACAGACCGTTATATCAGATCATATTTGACGACTTGAAGGACAAAATCGAAGCAGGTCTATATGCGCCGGAGGCACAGCTGCCGACAGAAGTTGAGCTTGCCGAACAATTTGGCGTAAGCCGTATTACTTCGAAGCGGGCGTTGATCGAGCTTGAGCGGGAAGGTCTTATCTATCGTAAACGGGGGAGCGGCAGTTATGTCAAGCTGCAGGATGAGACCGATGCGATTCCTTACAATGGGTTTTCGGGCGCAAGTCCAATCGTTTCCATGATCTTACCCTACATGGCGACGAAAGAGTTTGAATATGTTGTAGCGGCTACCGACTATCTCGACGCACACGGCTATTATTTAAGCATTCATAACAGCAATTGGAGCAAGGAAAAGGAGAAGGAGCTGCTCTCCAAGCTCGCCAAGAGCGGACTGAGCGGCGTTATTCTATATCCGTTAAGTACGATCAGTAATGTAGATGTCGTGAATGCGATCAGCAGCAACGGGTATCCGCTTGTGACAATGGATCAATATTTCGACAGCTTGAACATAAGCAGCGTCGTATCCGATAATTACACGGGCGGGTACCTTGCGGCGAGCAAGCTTATTGAGCTTGGCCATGACCGCATTGCTTTTGTTTCCAGCGTCAGCATCGAGTACCGCAGCTCCGTGAGAGACCGTTATCTCGGCTATTGCCAAGCATTGAAAGACCATCGGATATCGATTGATTCGGATTGGATCTATACGGATTTCTACCGGGAAGTAAACGAGAAGAACGCGAAGACGTTCTACCAGGCCTTGTTGACCAAGCTTCTCAGCAAGAAGGTGACCGCGATCCAGGTCGAGCATGATCACTTGGCTGTCGACCTGCTGAACAACGCTTTGGATGCGGGGATTAGCGTACCGGGCCAACTGTCCATTGTGGGATTCGACAATCATGAAGTTTCATGGCACGCTGAAGTTCCGTTAACGACGATTGCACAGAATTATTATGAATTAGGCCGCAGTGCCGCGGAGCTGATCGTGGCCGGTATTGAGAACAGCGGTTCCCAGCCGCGGCAAATAAAAGTTCCTGTTCAGCTGATTGAACGGCAAACGACCGGACCCAGGCCCAACCGGGAGGATATGTTCCTGTCCAGGACCGACTAA
- the greA gene encoding transcription elongation factor GreA gives MQQEDIILTREGLEKLKLELDELKTVKRKELAARIKLAISYGDLKENSEYHSAKNDQAFMETRILTLQHMINRARVADVASLDTVQVGSIVVLNDKELEEKLEYRIVGPAEADVLENKISYESPLGKSLMGQKVGDIITVAAPMGTIEYELLEIRAE, from the coding sequence ATGCAGCAGGAAGATATTATTCTAACCCGGGAAGGGTTGGAGAAGTTAAAGCTTGAGCTTGATGAGCTAAAGACGGTCAAGCGCAAGGAATTGGCGGCTCGGATTAAATTAGCGATCAGCTACGGCGATTTGAAGGAAAACAGCGAATATCATTCGGCCAAGAATGACCAGGCATTCATGGAAACCCGAATCTTGACCCTGCAGCATATGATTAACAGGGCGCGGGTGGCTGATGTGGCAAGCTTGGATACGGTTCAAGTGGGCTCCATTGTCGTTCTTAACGACAAGGAACTAGAAGAGAAATTAGAGTACAGGATCGTTGGTCCTGCCGAAGCGGATGTTCTGGAGAATAAAATTTCATACGAGAGTCCCCTTGGCAAGTCGCTCATGGGGCAGAAGGTCGGCGATATCATTACGGTAGCCGCGCCGATGGGAACGATTGAATATGAGCTGCTTGAAATAAGAGCAGAATAA
- a CDS encoding RraA family protein, translating into MNEKELFDRMTNELYTAVICDALDEVGYRNQSLKSGIVPLDHNWVVTGRAKTIHAVDVSEVHGNPYDKEIKAVDSIKENEVVVVCTNDSEKSGIWGELLSTAAKVRGGRGAIVDGLIRDSKKIIDMNFPVFTKGMNPLDSQGRTYVIDYDVAVTCGGVTIYPNDVIFADRDGIAVIPHAVLNEVLDKAFRKVNRENSTRDELLAGKYLQDVYDKYGVL; encoded by the coding sequence ATGAACGAGAAAGAATTATTCGACAGAATGACTAATGAGCTGTACACGGCTGTAATTTGCGATGCATTGGACGAAGTCGGTTACCGGAATCAATCGTTAAAATCGGGCATCGTGCCTCTTGATCATAATTGGGTGGTCACCGGCCGGGCGAAGACGATCCATGCGGTGGACGTCAGCGAGGTTCACGGCAATCCATATGATAAAGAAATCAAGGCTGTAGACAGCATCAAAGAAAATGAGGTCGTCGTCGTGTGCACGAATGATTCGGAGAAGAGCGGGATTTGGGGCGAGCTTCTCTCGACGGCTGCGAAGGTGAGAGGCGGAAGAGGCGCGATTGTTGACGGCTTAATACGAGACAGCAAGAAAATTATCGATATGAACTTTCCCGTCTTCACGAAGGGGATGAATCCGCTGGATTCCCAAGGTCGGACGTATGTCATCGATTATGATGTTGCGGTTACATGCGGAGGCGTTACGATTTATCCGAATGATGTGATCTTTGCGGATCGGGATGGAATCGCTGTCATTCCGCATGCCGTGCTGAATGAAGTGCTGGATAAAGCCTTCCGGAAGGTTAATCGCGAGAACAGCACCCGGGATGAATTGCTTGCCGGCAAATATTTGCAGGATGTATACGATAAGTACGGTGTCTTATAG
- a CDS encoding ABC transporter substrate-binding protein, with protein MKALKTPAILIALIFMLVLTACSSGSGKETNEKPDNTTNQGTEQTGNNAEKPENDPPAEPEEKAYDLKGQTVKIGLWWDGADPRETKPEDSTAAIEAQIKKIEETEKKFNAKIEFVKFGDYGKYVENFTTTSLAGEPFADIVVLELFWAFPTLVNKGFIEPIDQYLDMSDPKYNDWMKTGGSFNGKQYGFYDSSPSPYGFFYNKTLVQKFGLEDPYELQQKGEWTFEKFREYVKTATKDTNSDGKTDVYGIAGAYGKVNSLTEQFLHANNASVDKDASGEIKFSLDSENAVEALQYVSDLFNVDKSIMQPVPEDATKEFIAGKGVLYGGFSWELGGLMDNMKGQELGYVFFPKGPKADKYTSYTPFGNMYMLSKYSKNPEAAILIMDAISLHEEGRKLSEQAWETSYPNKESLDTRKQMADNIGYISYYAIPDAGTLFDKVIQDITVGKVSPATAVDKVKPQFEANINKLLEDAKK; from the coding sequence ATGAAAGCGCTTAAAACACCTGCTATCCTAATTGCACTAATTTTTATGCTGGTTTTGACCGCTTGTTCCAGCGGTTCGGGCAAAGAAACGAATGAAAAACCGGACAATACAACCAATCAAGGCACCGAGCAGACAGGCAATAACGCAGAAAAGCCTGAAAATGACCCCCCTGCCGAGCCGGAAGAGAAAGCGTATGATTTGAAAGGGCAGACCGTCAAAATCGGATTATGGTGGGATGGCGCCGATCCGCGGGAAACGAAGCCGGAGGATTCTACGGCTGCTATCGAGGCGCAAATCAAGAAAATCGAAGAGACGGAAAAGAAATTCAATGCCAAAATCGAATTCGTCAAATTCGGCGATTACGGTAAATACGTCGAGAACTTTACAACAACCTCCCTTGCCGGGGAACCGTTCGCCGATATTGTCGTATTGGAGCTGTTCTGGGCGTTCCCGACGCTCGTCAATAAAGGCTTCATTGAACCAATCGACCAATATCTCGATATGAGCGACCCGAAATATAATGATTGGATGAAGACAGGCGGCAGCTTCAACGGCAAGCAGTACGGCTTCTATGATTCCTCACCATCGCCTTACGGCTTTTTCTACAATAAAACGCTTGTACAAAAGTTCGGTCTGGAGGATCCTTATGAGCTGCAGCAAAAAGGCGAGTGGACCTTCGAGAAATTCCGTGAATATGTAAAGACGGCTACGAAAGACACAAATAGCGACGGAAAAACGGATGTTTATGGCATTGCCGGGGCGTATGGCAAAGTCAATTCGCTGACGGAGCAGTTCCTTCATGCGAACAATGCTTCCGTTGATAAAGATGCCAGCGGCGAGATCAAGTTCTCGTTAGACAGCGAGAATGCGGTCGAAGCGCTTCAGTATGTATCCGATCTGTTCAATGTGGATAAATCCATCATGCAGCCGGTTCCGGAAGATGCAACCAAAGAGTTCATTGCCGGCAAAGGCGTCTTATATGGCGGATTCAGCTGGGAGCTTGGCGGCCTGATGGACAATATGAAGGGGCAGGAGCTTGGCTATGTCTTCTTCCCGAAAGGACCGAAGGCGGACAAATATACGAGCTACACGCCTTTCGGCAATATGTACATGCTGTCGAAATATTCGAAAAATCCGGAAGCGGCCATTCTAATCATGGATGCCATCAGCCTTCATGAAGAAGGAAGAAAGCTCTCGGAACAAGCTTGGGAGACGTCGTATCCGAACAAAGAGTCGCTTGATACGCGCAAACAAATGGCTGACAACATCGGTTACATCTCCTACTACGCCATTCCGGATGCAGGCACGCTGTTCGATAAAGTCATTCAGGACATTACGGTAGGCAAAGTGTCGCCGGCAACGGCAGTCGATAAGGTCAAGCCGCAATTCGAAGCCAACATCAACAAGCTTCTGGAAGATGCAAAGAAATAA